AGTTGTCTCCAAGCAGTTTCTCCAGATTAGAATTCTTCTTTACTTTTGAGAGTCCTTCCATGTAGCTTAAGATGTCACTCTTGGAATACATGTTCTTTATTCTCATCAGTTCACTAAGGGCAAAGGGCTGATACTTGTCTGAATTTACGAGAGTCTTATACCAGGTGATGGCATCCCCAAGCCTGCCTTCTTTCTCAAGCTTTACGCCAGCAGAAAGATCAACAGGATCTGTTTCCGGAGCAGTCAAAGTCGTTTTTGACAGAGTGGTTTTACTTATAGAGGAATTGTTTGCCATTGCATATTCAGGCCCATAATAGGGCGTCGTCCATGGGTCATCTGCCAACATATTTGCCACGCTCACGGATGAGGTCCCGTCATAATAGACCTTGGGATTATAGCCCTCCCAGTAGTTATACTGGGCAACAAGAATTCCGCTCTGATAGGCGTAGGCATCATAGCTTCTGCTGGGGTGAATTGTATTATACGCAGTATTGTAGTTCAATTGTCCGGCCGAAAGAAAGCCTCCCCATGCAGCGCACATTGCCGTATTATTATCTGTAAATTTGTTATTCGGATAAAACATGCTCCAAACTTTATCACTAAAAAAGGCGGTTGCGCTTCCGATGTAAACCCCATAATCACATCCCGAAATGTCGTTGTGAGCTATAAATCCGGTAGTACTGTTCATCAGATGAATGCCCTGACCGGAATGATTGGTTTTTGTGATCGTATTGTGAGTAATAACAGGGTAAAAACCTGAAGCTTCCCCGTAGATTCCGTTCTGCTGAGGATTAATAATCTGGTTACTATCTATCAGTACAGTAGCCTTATAGATATAAATCCCGTTATAGAAATCTTTCAGCAAGCAGTTTGAAATAGTGACTTTAGCGGAATTCATGACGCGGATTTCGTTACCGTTATATAAATTCACATTGCTTAAGGTAGATCCTGCTACGCCATACCTGTCAAAGATAAGATTTCCCCAGCGGCCTGAGGTGCCGTTCCTCTGGAAGTTGATTTTATTAGTTGGGGTACCGTTAACTACTAAGTCGCCGTTAATAGTCATAGAATTCCCGCTTTGCAGATAAACAGTTGTTCCAGCATTAAAATATATTGTAGTTCCACTTGCAATTGTAATCGGCCAATCAAAGTACATTGGGCCGGAAAAACTTTCGTTTCTTATCAGATAACCGCCAACGAAAGATGCACCGACAATGTCATTATATGATAAAATTCTTGGATCCCAATCTACGCCATATATACTCATTGTTTCATGTGCACCATAGTCCGCATGACCTAACCCAATTGAATGTCCGAGCTCGTGAGTCAGACAGCCTCTAATTTCATGAGGATTATAAATTTCTGTAGGAGCTACCCATACCTTATTTTTTCCGTTCATTAATATATCGGCTTCAATAAGTTCATTTTTAGAATTGACTTTTATTATAGTGAGTCCCCCAGCGTTCGGGTTTGAATATAAAGGACCGCCTGAGGCCCAAGCTCTGTCGCCATCTTCCGCCCAATGAATTACATTAATCCCATCTTCACCCCATGATAAACTTGGATTATATCCATAATAACTGAGAGATATATTTTTTGTACTTATACTTCCCCAAGCATCTATTGATTTCTGTGTCTCTTGCTGGGTTAATTCAAGGGAGAGCCCATCCCCAGCAGAACTTGTCAAATAATAGCCATGCGATGAACCTGGAGCCCAGTGAGCAATACCTGCATCCCCTATTGAGGCGCTTAAGCTATTCACACTGTAAGTATAATAATTTGGCGAGACAAGTATAAAATGTTCAGCTTTTATCAGCAAAATTGGGAATAATAAAATAAGTAGCGCAGAGAAAAATAGATTCTTTTTCATGGAGAGCCTCTACCATTTATAAATGTTTTGTTATTTGTTGAATAAAATTATCTAAGCTGAAAGATTTTCCATGTGAAAAATCCAGACTTTCACCCGAATCATCCAAAACAAATCGGGTAAAACCAGAATCCCTTTTTACTTTCTTTTCATTTTTCTCTTCTATAATATCAAACTTTCCCTGAGAAAAACCCACAATTCTGTGATTTTCAATTTTGCCGGTTTTTGTTGATTTTTTTTCTTCAAAGAAATAAACAGAGCTTGTGTTTTCCTGAAAAGATGGTCCTCCCACAATTAATGTGGTTATACCATCAATCGTTCCTCCATAAGTTTTGATTTTTATTTCTTCGTTTGTCTTAAATTTACCCTTAATTTTTTTCGTTACTTTTAGTGTGACATCCGTAAAAACATCCTTTTTATCAAAGGAGTAGTAACTATTTTTTGCGACAATTTTAGCAACAACGATGTCTGTACTTTGATTACACATTTCTTTTAGAGTTAATTCTTCATTTTGTGCAAAAACTCTAATTGATTCCAAATGAGAGAGTATTAGAAGAATTAGACAAGATAAGAACACTTTTCGCAACATTATGCCTCCTATGAAGATAGTTTGGTGATGGTATTATTTCAAAGCTCATCTTAACAGAAGAGCCTTTTTTAATTCCGACTTATTTCCGATTTTCAGATTGAACAGATATACTCCGGAAGGAACTTCTTTGCCATAATTGTCCGCACCATCCCATTGCATCTTATATCGTCCTGCAGATATGTGTTCATTAACTAGACATTTAACTTCTTTTCCAAGTAGATTATATACAACTAAAGAAACTTGGGATTCGTTGGGCGTGAAAAATTCAATAGTGGTAGATGGATTGAAAGGATTAGGATAGTTCTGCATAAGCTGAAATGAGCTGACTCCACTTACTTTTTTTTCAATACCCATACTCTTAGGTCTATTTGTAATGATTTGCCCTTCATAGCCCGCAAGATAAAAGTAATTCCCTCCTTTGCAAACTGCCAAAGGCTGAAAGCCTTCCGGCGTTGAGACAATTTTCCAGTTATCACCCTCATCTTCAGTGTAGTGCAGTCTGAGTGTAATTTTATCAGCTCCACGAACATCAGATATTACGGCATAACCCTTTTTGCCCCCTATCGGCAGCAAGTCTTCGAATATAAGGAGATATTTTGTTGAATCCGGCAGTTCTACATTCGAGTACCTGTTCCACGAAATTCCGTAATCAATGGATTTCATGAAACCGAATCCTCCGCTCCAGAGAGTGTCTTTACCAGCTCTGTATAGGGCAAAAGTCTGAACCCCGCCAAACTGATTAACCATATTGAGATTTTTTCCTCCGTCTGTAGTTCTGTAAATTTTCATCAGATCCAAGTTGTCCCATCCCTTGCTTCCTATTATGATTCCATTATTGTTATCCTGGAAATTTACATCATAATAAAGTATCCCATCCGACCTGTCGCTTAAGGTATCCCATTTTTCCCCGCCATTTGTTGTATGGAGGAGAATTCCGCCTCTTTTCTTACCATCATCCATTTCACCTGTAACCCAGCCGGTCGAGTCATTAAGAAAGGAAATACCTCTAAGAAGATGGTCATTATCACCGCTATTCTGTTTTATCCAGTGACTCCCTCCGTCTTTAGTGGCAAGAATAAGTCCTTTTTCACCAGTGATGTATCCTGTAGAGCTGCTTGTAAAAAGTATTCTCCTTAAGTCTAATGAATCAACAGGAAGAGTCTGTTCCTGCCAGGATTCACCTCCGTCGGTAGTTCTTGCAAGTTCATACTGTGTCATCGCCCAGCCGTGAAGCGAATCGCTGAAGGTGATTTTCACGAAGCTGGAATTAATATCGGTTTTAATCGTCCTCCACTGGAACTGCGGAGTGATCTGAGCATAAAGCTGGAAACAGAATGCAAATAAGATAGTGATGATGGTTCTAAGTATCATTGATCCACCTGCTATTTAGGTTTATTGTGAAATTATCGAGTTCTTAAAACAAAAACAGGAACTATATAAATTCTGCCTATTATAAATAGACAGTAATAAACTTCATTATAAATGTGCAGGAATCAGCTTACAATTTAAAGAACCTAACTCATTAAGGGACTAACTAAGTTTAATCTTTATCATTGAAGGGCATTAAAATCTGTTGCGAACTCAAGTTAAATAATTCAATCAATTATGTCAATCAGTACTTATACTGATTATAAAAATAAAAATTAGGTATTTCTACCAATTGATTTTCTCAAAAGAAATATTAAGGGGAACCGTTCAAAATTGCCATTGCTCCCGGAACGCAGAAAAAATATTCCTATACTTATATATGGTGACGAAGAACGTTTTGAGAAAATTTTTTGAAGAATTTATTTTCTTCGGCTGGCAGATTATCCTGAAAAAGTATCTCAGTTAAGGTAAAATGTGCAATATGGAATCCTTCCAAATGACTGGAACGTTCAGATATTTATCCAGATCACTGAAAACTTTAAAGGAAGTGTAAGTTTTACCATCCGAATTAAATTCCTACACCCAACTACCTTTTAAGCAGAGGGTCGGTGGTTCGAAACCACCCGCGCTCACAATAAAAGCCTTGGATTAATCATCCAGGGCTTTTTCATTTTAAAACATGAGAATTATACATTTGAAGTTCTGCGCTTTGAGGCTCTTTTTATCGGATTTTTCTTGATGCGCTTTTCTTTAGGTAATTGCACAGACATGTCTTTTACGCTGGATTTATTATCGGCTGAATTCTTTTCAACAGCCTGTGTGGCTGGACTGGTAGAGGATTCAACCGGCACTAATCTTATTTCAATTTTATGATTAAAAGCTAGTCCCAATTCCACCATCTTTTTTATCGTTAAATTAGGATTCCCCTTTAATATCTTTGATATATAAGCGGCGCTGCAGTTGAGCTTTTCTGATAAAAATTTATTCAGATGCTCAATATTTTCCTTCTGCGAGATTTTAATTAATTCCTCAACAAATCTCAGGTTTGCATCATAAGTCTGAAATTCAACGTCATTCTTAACTTCATCTAATTCATTTAAGAACCAGTCTTTTGCTCTCATGCTTTATCCTTTCCTGATAATTAAAGTTCCTTCATTATATTCTCTAATAACTTCTGCCGCTATCTTTTCTGCCCGCTCTATATATGGTTTATACTGCTTTTTTCCTGCCGGCTTTTTAAAATATTCGGTGAGAATGATTTCCACTTCTCTGTTTTCATTTGGTAATTTGAAGGACAATATTCTAATGCCTTCAGGCTTAAATTCATGAATATTTCTGGACAAGGGTTTGTATTTTGTTTCATCTCTTATCAGACCATGCTCACATGTATTTTTTATCATAGATAGCAGCCTTTTATAAGCCTGAGGATACTTTTTCTTTAAGCTCTCAAGAAAAAGGGTTTCATTCTCAGATTCCTTCAGTACGAAAACAGCTGCAGCCTGCCCGGAATAAAGTTCTTCAATTGTATACATAAGTTAACCTATAGGTTAAACAATGTCAAGATATATAAAAGTCCGTGATTGAGAAAACTAACGGCATACTGAAACATCTAAAGCGGTTCTAAGAAATGCGGTGATTTTGCGCAATACAATTAAATATCACTTATTCCATGTATGAAAGATCCTGATGGCCCCCACAGCACTCAAAATTGCCCTCAAACCAAAAAAATAACATTTCCCAAAATAATTTTCCGAAAACGCCCCTCGTCACCATATATATATGTAAGAAATATATTTTTACGGTCCAGCCTGGAATCGAAAGAAATTTACAAATCAATCAATTAAGGATATTTATGAAAGCAGTTAAAATCCTTCTTCTTGTCTTAGTAACCTGGTTTAATGCTTCAGCACAATCGGGTGCTTTTGATTCATATAATACTTCACGCTTTGCAAGGGTGATCAGACTCGGGGATGCTTATACCGGAGTTGCCAAAGGACTTGAATCAATGTTCTATAATACCGCCGGATTAGCCGGTATTAACTACTACGGCGCAGCATTCTCTAATGGGCATGGAATTGGCGTGATGCTGCCAAATAAAGTAACCCCAAATGATTATGCCGCTGTGGCTCCATTGCCGGAAAACCTTGGAACGGTTGGTTTTTCAGTAAACAGCCTGGCATTTAAGTATGATGGCTTTTTTGAGGAATCTCAAACTATATACGCAGTTCATTATGCCCGGAAAGTTATAGATAAATTATCTTTGGGAATCTCGGCAGACTATTATGTGGATAACAATAATTCACTGCTTCTGCACTTTGGACAATTACCAAAAGAAGTGACGGGTAAAGCATTTGATTTGAGCTTGTCGGCATTGTACCAGTTCCCCGAAGCAGTTTTACTCACCCCGCGGGATGAATTTCAGATTGGTGTACATTTCAGGAATGTATTGAATACAAAAATGTCCTACAGCGAAACGTCCGCTAAAGACCCTCTAAGCCAGAATATCAGAACGGGTTTATCTTACACTTTTGTCCCTTCAATTCAGAAGATATATGACCTTGAACCTGTAAGGTTTATGGCTGCGTTCGATGCCGTATTTTATGGCGCCGATTATAAATTCAATGAGTGGAAACCAAATTACGGACTTGAGCTGACGCTGCTGGAAATTCTTCAGCTTAGCTTCGGCAGGGAGAATGAACTTCAGATAAATAATCTCTGGGATTATTCGCCTCAGTACCCTGTAAACAGATACGGCTTCGGAATCAACATCCCGGTTAACAGGATCTTAAACCTGAAGAATATGCTTGAGCTTGATCTGAACTACAGCCTGTCCGACTGGCAGAAGGTTGATGAATCAAATCCGCCATACTATATAGAAATTCAAAAAAAGGCATTAATAAACAAAGATGCTTTCAGCATGTCTGTAAAATTTATGTTATAGACAAACTGCANNNNNNNNNNNNNNNNNNNNNNNNNNNNNNNNNNNNNNNNNNNNNNNNNNNNNNNNNNNNNNNNNNNNNNNNNNNNNNNNNNNNNNNNNNNNNNNNNNNNATAAACAAAGATGCTTTCAGCATGTCTGTAAAATTTATGTTATAGACAAACTGCAGCATCCCCACGGCTCTCCACGGAGAGCCGTGTCTATTGCCTGCTGCTTTGCTCAGCTTCTTCATTAGTAACTTGCTACTTTATATTTAACATATTAACTTTGTAATAACATTCCCTTTTTACACTGTCCCTGTCTCATTATAGAATACAGTTATTTTTACATAAAGAGCCATTGTTTTTTGAGTTTAACACTGCCCGTTTTGTCTCTGGAAATAATATTCTGAATATAATGAGGAGAAGCAGTTATGGCACGTCTGTCTACCCTTTTTCTTTTGTTAATTGCCTTTGTTTCATCCGCATCCGTATGCCAGGCGCAGTGGATGCAGCTCAAAAGTCCCTCGGGCCTGCCCGCAGCATGGGCAACGGCCAATTCCATAGACGCCTTCGATGGCGATAATGCCGTTATATCCGTCAATGCTAACCCGGGCAGCATCTATTTAACCTCTGACGGCGGAAAAACCTGGAAACAAATATTTAATTCTTCCTCCAGTAGCTTTGTCGACCTGTCCATGCCCGCAAAGGACAACATATGGGCCACAACAGCCAAAGGCGAAATTTACTATACTTCCGACGGCGGCCAGAGCTGGAAAATCCAATACTACGACAATACCAAAAGCGGCTGCATGCTGAACTTTATTAAAATGTTCGACCTGAAAAACGGCGTGGCTATGGGAGATAACAGCTCGTCGGACCTGCCTGCGGTCTTCCTGAATACCTCCGATGGCGGAAATACCTGGACGTCTGTTAACCCTGCTGCTTTTGGCAGCTCTTCCGGCGACATGTGGCGCAGACTCGATTTCCCCAGCCTTAAAACAGGCTACTTCTTTGAATCCGGAATCAATCCCCAGTATATCTATAAGACTTTGGACGGAGGCAAAAGCTGGACTAAACTTGAGCCGCAGACTGGCCTCATGATTATTAAATTCTATGACGATAATCTGGGCATTTATATCAGAATGGTGTCCAAAGGTAACCTCGCTGTCTGCCGCACTAAAGACGGCGGAAAGAACTTCCAGTCCGTGCCTCTGCCTTCTTCCGGCTGGGGCAACGACATAGAGTTTATTCCGGGCGACCCGGCTAAGGTCTGGTTTACCGATGGGACCAAACTTTATTTCAGCACAGATACATGCGCCACTTACCACGAATACCAGCTCGGCGTTGAAAATGTAATGAACCGCGATATTGTTTTTCCGGATAAGTCCCATGGCTGGCTGATTAGCGATGACGGTATTATTTTTAAGACCGATCAGCCTTTATACACAATGGATGTAAAAGATAATCCTGCACAGGCCGCAGACTTCAGGCTTCTGCAGAATTATCCCAATCCATTTAACCCGTCAACTACCATTAGCTATTCAATCCCCGAAGGCAGAGTCGTAACACTAAAAGTTTACGACATGCTGGGTAAAGAAGTAAAAACCCTTCTGAATGAATATAATGATGCAGGAAATCATTCCCTTCAGTTCAATGCATCCGCACTCCCTTCAGGCATTTACCTCTATACTATTCAGGCCGGGGAGTTCAGGGATTCGAAAAAACTGCTTTTGATCAAATAGGATCTGGTATTAATCATTCCAGTGGTGTCGGGAACCATTTCCCCGACACCTCTTGTCCGACTTTGTATGCCAACCTCACCTCCCTCAAAAAATAATTATTTTTTCAAAAAATTTTCCGAAAACGCTCCTCGTCACCATATATATTAATAAACCCCTTTTTTCAGAATTATTGCGGCAGATCCATGAAGCTGAGGCCAGACAAAAAACGGTATTTAACTGTCCTTATTCTTGCATTGTTCTCATTTACTTTCAGTTCCTGCGTCGAGGACATTTTCGGCCCCGAGGCGGACGACCCCATTGAGATTAATTATGAATTGTGGGTCGCAAAATCCGACGGCTCATCTTCCGCCAAAATTGCTGATGGCGGCAGACTTTGCGCTTTCCTGTCCGCAACAAATAAAATTCTATACCTCAGCAGCCGAAGTTCAACTCTTGGCTTGAATGTAATAAATCCCGACGGATCCGACCAGACTTTATTGTGGAAGGACGACTATTCGGATATTAAAAATTTTTCATTCTCACCCGGCAACAGCAAAATACTTCTTCCTACCGTATATCATGGCTTATATGAACTGGATCCCGGTACACTGGGTCTGTCTCAAATCCTGAATACGGCACATACTCCTGTTGCCAGCGCCGGCTATTCAAAAAGCATGGCAAAAGTTGTCTGCCAGGATGGATTCGGCATCACTGTACTCGACAGGTATGGAAACAATAACATTGTCGATAATATTTTAACCATAAGGAGATCTTCCGATTCCGCTGTGGTTAAAAGCCCGGCTTTCATTTTTAACGATACACGGGTTATCTATCTGCAGCGGGCATGGAACTGGCCTTCAGACATATATTCACTGCGCTCTTATACTTTAAGGACAGGCACTGATTCAGAACTTATCAGCTATAAATCAATACCTCTTTTTGGAGAACACTTTGAGGTAATGGATGGAGACAGGATATTGTGCACAGTCCGTGAGGATAATAAATATTACATTAAGATCATTGATCTGGCTGATAACTCGCGCACGGTCTTACTTGGCGAAGGACAGAAATTTTCCCTGTCCCCCGACGGGAGCAAGGTCGTCATCTACGATAAAAATAACATTTACATAATTAACTCCGATGGAACAGACAGGCACCTGGTATATACGGAATTAGGGGGAAAAGTAGAATTAATAACAGCCTCACTCTCATTTGACGGCAAATATATAGTCTTCGCAAAAACGATTGATATAAGAAGATACTGATCTGAAATATCTCTCTCTCTTTTATAATGTGCTTATTGACTATCTCACGGCTGACTATCTCACGGCTGACTATCTCACGGCTGAATAGCTCACGGTGAATAGCCACTGAATAGCCACTGAATAGCCACGAGCTTTAGCTCGTGGGAACGGGCAAAAAATATTTGGGCTTTAGCCCCAGATTTTCTTTATTTTACCTTTTTCGTAAAGAAATCCAGGTTCAGCTTCATTACTTCACTGATCTTAAGAAACATCAGCTGCGGAATCGGTATGTTGTAATCCGTAAGCTTTACTTCAAAGTTGCTCTGCACCCTGTAGCCCCCGCCATCAGAGGGTATCAAAGTCCCTTTTATCGTTATCGGCTTCGTAACTCCGTGAATGAACATATTGCCTTCGGCCGTAACATTCAGCTTCCCGTCGCTCGACTTATCCGCCTTTACAAGCTTTCCCTTGAAATTCGTCATCGGATACTTGTCCGTTTCAAGATACTCCTCTTTCATGTGACGGTTCCTGAGGCCTATTCCGGTATCCAGCGTCCTTAAGTCAACTTCAAAATAAAGCTGGTTTTTATTTAATATGTCGTCTCCATCCCAGGCTATGTAGCCGTCAATCTTATCCGTCGTGCCGTCAAACGTCTCAATTTTTGCGTCAGAAGTGAACTTTACCTGGTTCTTCTTCGCTTTGTCCACGTCATGCTCGGTGGCATAAAGTGAAACCGAAATAAGAAAATACCCCAGTAGCAAAGAAGCCATTTTATTCCCGATAACCATATGAAGCCTCCTGGTATTCCAGACCCGTTTTTTTGTTGATCTAAATCCTTTTATCTTCCAAACGTATATATTATTAATATTACTAAACCTGCGGCTGCCAGTAAAGGATGAATTATTGCAAGTGCCTTTGGAGGCAGACGCTTTTTACCCATATCCATGTAAAACATTATAAATCCGCCTAAGGCTGCTATTATAAAAAGTACCAGGCTTGCTATAGTTAGGCCGGCAGCCCTGCCATTTGCTATTGTAACTATCAGGATAACAAGCGCCGCAGCCGCAAAAAGCCCGTGAAGTATTACCGAGGCCTTCGGCGAGGGCTCTGTCTTTAATATATGTGTTAAAACGTGAAGCCCGAATAAGGCCCCTATTGCGAAAAGAACGATTGCCGTGATCATTTATTGTCCCTTTTTTTTGTTCCTAATTATTTGATAATTGAGGGAATAAAAGGTTACAAAAACTGATTTGTAACCTTTCCCGCTCCCGGGAATCCAATAAGAAAGAACAGAGAGGAATAAGCAATGGTAACGGAAACAAAGTCATACACTCTGGCGGCAAATCACTTACTCAGCGATGAGGAAATTGTTAAAAAAGTCACCGGCGGCGACATTAACTTCTATGAGGTAATTATGCGCAGGTATAACCAGAGGCTTTTCAGAATAGGGCATGCATACCTCAGGGACGATGACGAAATTGAGGACGCTATTCAGTCGGCATACCTTAAAGCCTACGAACAGCTTAATAACTTCCAGGGAAGATCCAGCTTTTCCACATGGCTTATCCGCATCTACATAAATGAACTCCTCCAGGGACTCAAGAAAAAGAAACGCTTCCAGAATTACTTCGACCCTGATTTAATTAACAATTCTTATGATCCGCCGGAAGTGGGGACATACAATATGGAGACTCCTTATAATAGTACGCTTAATAACGAGCTAAAAGATATACTTGAAAAAGCTGTAGATGAACTGCCCGAAAAATACAGGGTGGTATTTATAATGCGCGAGATTGAAGATATGAGTGTCAGCGAAACCAGCAAATCCCTTAACATAACCGAAGCAAACGTCAAAGTCAGGCTTAACAGGGCAAAAAATATTTTAAGAGAAAGTCTCAGCCAGTATTATCACTATAAAGACATTTATAACTTTAATCTTATCAGATGCGACAGAATTGTTGCAAATGTATTTAAGAATATAAGAAAGGCAGAATAGAAATTATGTATTTCATAAAAAATAATTTCACCAAAAATAAATTCCGCGTGCTGCTTGCGGTGATAGTCCTGGCTTTAGTGGCGCTTGCAGGCTGCAGCAAAAATGATACAGGCACAAACAGCTACCCCGGAGGAACTACCGGAGGGGGCACGGATACCAGCAAAAATTCAGGAGGAGGCTCGGGAGGCAAGGGAACTTATAAGGTAACAATCCAGAACATGTCATTTTCTCCTTCAGCAATAACAGTCCCGGCAGGCTCAGTGGTTACATGGACAAACATGGATGGCATGGCACATACAGTCACAAGCGGCACCCCCGGCAGTCCCGATAACAAATTCGACAGCGGCAACATGAATACGAATGCCGTCTACAGCTTTACATTTAGTGCCAAAGGCACATACCCTTACTATTGCCGTTATCACTCATCCACTATGCACGGCACCGTTACAGTACAATAGCACAAAGGGGAGGGCCGCTTTTCTCTGTTCCGGCCCTCCCCGGAATGCCGGCCCATAACAATCTTTTTTATTCCCGGGGATGTCAGGAACCATTTCCTGACATCCCTCGTCCTCCGCGGAGGACGGAATCCCATATGCGTAATTGCAATAATTTTCTTACCCACACCCCATTTAACCCGAATATTATTATTTTTACATATCTGAAAACAAACACCTTACATAAGGATAAATTTAGATGAAAAATAATATTATTGCTCTTGCTGCACTGGCCGGCATCATGCTCTCCGGATGCTCTTCCTCCGGAAAAATTACAACTCCCGGCAGCATATCTGAGACCCGTGTCCTCCTTTCTAACGGGTGGTACCTTTCTCCCGCGGGCAGGCAGACCGATATTGGCGACCTCCCGCTTAATATGGCTATCAGCCCCGATGAAAATTACGCCGTAACCACAAATAACGGACAGAGTAAACCTACTCTCAGCGTAATTAACCTTAAGAAAGCTGAAACCGTACAGACCCTTAATGTGCCTAACCTCTGGGTCGGAATAAAATTTTTTGACAACGGTAATAAACTTGCCGCCTCCGCCGGCACCAGCGGAAGAATAAATATCTATAATTTTAATAACGGCACACTTACCGAAAGCGACTCAATCGTTATTGCCCAAAAATGGCCTAAGGATAAAACTTGGATTGCCGGACTCGATATCGATGAGGCTCAGGGACGCATTTACGCTGCCGACCGCTTTGCCGGAGTGCTGTACGTAATAGATATGAAAACTAAAAGCGTAACCTCCACAATAAGTCTTCCTTCAAAGCCTTATACCT
The Ignavibacteria bacterium DNA segment above includes these coding regions:
- a CDS encoding T9SS type A sorting domain-containing protein — its product is MNGKNKVWVAPTEIYNPHEIRGCLTHELGHSIGLGHADYGAHETMSIYGVDWDPRILSYNDIVGASFVGGYLIRNESFSGPMYFDWPITIASGTTIYFNAGTTVYLQSGNSMTINGDLVVNGTPTNKINFQRNGTSGRWGNLIFDRYGVAGSTLSNVNLYNGNEIRVMNSAKVTISNCLLKDFYNGIYIYKATVLIDSNQIINPQQNGIYGEASGFYPVITHNTITKTNHSGQGIHLMNSTTGFIAHNDISGCDYGVYIGSATAFFSDKVWSMFYPNNKFTDNNTAMCAAWGGFLSAGQLNYNTAYNTIHPSRSYDAYAYQSGILVAQYNYWEGYNPKVYYDGTSSVSVANMLADDPWTTPYYGPEYAMANNSSISKTTLSKTTLTAPETDPVDLSAGVKLEKEGRLGDAITWYKTLVNSDKYQPFALSELMRIKNMYSKSDILSYMEGLSKVKKNSNLEKLLGDNYLQNGEFDKAVAWFDNAVSSSSSEQEALDAKFSKLFAYINVKKDMGIAQEILTDIKKGNVSDFYFSSRIETAENLMNDPSAYSANKDENLGKSVQSSENSIIVTDYSLSQNYPNPFNPTTTIRYSVPVSSNVKLMVYDMLGNEVASLVNEVKPAGSYEVRFDASSLPSGVYVYTIQTEHFRSSKKLLLMK
- a CDS encoding T9SS type A sorting domain-containing protein; protein product: MILRTIITILFAFCFQLYAQITPQFQWRTIKTDINSSFVKITFSDSLHGWAMTQYELARTTDGGESWQEQTLPVDSLDLRRILFTSSSTGYITGEKGLILATKDGGSHWIKQNSGDNDHLLRGISFLNDSTGWVTGEMDDGKKRGGILLHTTNGGEKWDTLSDRSDGILYYDVNFQDNNNGIIIGSKGWDNLDLMKIYRTTDGGKNLNMVNQFGGVQTFALYRAGKDTLWSGGFGFMKSIDYGISWNRYSNVELPDSTKYLLIFEDLLPIGGKKGYAVISDVRGADKITLRLHYTEDEGDNWKIVSTPEGFQPLAVCKGGNYFYLAGYEGQIITNRPKSMGIEKKVSGVSSFQLMQNYPNPFNPSTTIEFFTPNESQVSLVVYNLLGKEVKCLVNEHISAGRYKMQWDGADNYGKEVPSGVYLFNLKIGNKSELKKALLLR
- a CDS encoding T9SS type A sorting domain-containing protein, with amino-acid sequence MARLSTLFLLLIAFVSSASVCQAQWMQLKSPSGLPAAWATANSIDAFDGDNAVISVNANPGSIYLTSDGGKTWKQIFNSSSSSFVDLSMPAKDNIWATTAKGEIYYTSDGGQSWKIQYYDNTKSGCMLNFIKMFDLKNGVAMGDNSSSDLPAVFLNTSDGGNTWTSVNPAAFGSSSGDMWRRLDFPSLKTGYFFESGINPQYIYKTLDGGKSWTKLEPQTGLMIIKFYDDNLGIYIRMVSKGNLAVCRTKDGGKNFQSVPLPSSGWGNDIEFIPGDPAKVWFTDGTKLYFSTDTCATYHEYQLGVENVMNRDIVFPDKSHGWLISDDGIIFKTDQPLYTMDVKDNPAQAADFRLLQNYPNPFNPSTTISYSIPEGRVVTLKVYDMLGKEVKTLLNEYNDAGNHSLQFNASALPSGIYLYTIQAGEFRDSKKLLLIK
- a CDS encoding YceI family protein, with the translated sequence MVIGNKMASLLLGYFLISVSLYATEHDVDKAKKNQVKFTSDAKIETFDGTTDKIDGYIAWDGDDILNKNQLYFEVDLRTLDTGIGLRNRHMKEEYLETDKYPMTNFKGKLVKADKSSDGKLNVTAEGNMFIHGVTKPITIKGTLIPSDGGGYRVQSNFEVKLTDYNIPIPQLMFLKISEVMKLNLDFFTKKVK
- a CDS encoding RNA polymerase sigma factor, with protein sequence MVTETKSYTLAANHLLSDEEIVKKVTGGDINFYEVIMRRYNQRLFRIGHAYLRDDDEIEDAIQSAYLKAYEQLNNFQGRSSFSTWLIRIYINELLQGLKKKKRFQNYFDPDLINNSYDPPEVGTYNMETPYNSTLNNELKDILEKAVDELPEKYRVVFIMREIEDMSVSETSKSLNITEANVKVRLNRAKNILRESLSQYYHYKDIYNFNLIRCDRIVANVFKNIRKAE